From Piscinibacter gummiphilus:
GCGTCTTGCACCGCCAGCTCGCCACCGCTCCACAGCCCGCTCGCGGCCCAGCCCTTGCGCAGGCGGGCCAGCAGGGCTTGCGACAGCGTCAGCGCATCCATCAGGGCCTGCGATCTCGCAGTCGACGCCAGCGCCACGATGCCGGCGTGCGCGGTGTGCAGTGCCGCGTCGAGCAGCGACAGGCGCACACGCATCTCGTCGGGCGTGAGCGACGACGCCGGGAGCGGCTGCTGGCGCGCCGCCTGTGCGATGGGGCCGACCACGCTCAGGTCGAACTCGCCGGGCACCACGCGCAGCGCGACGCTCGCGCGGGCGAGCTCGGGGCACTCGCTGCGCAGCACGGCAAGCACCGCTTCGGTGACGGCAAGCTGGCGACCCTGCGGCGAGAGTTGTTCGCGCTGCAGGCAATGCGGATAGCCCGAGCCGTCGAGCCGCTCGTGGTGCTCGGCGACGGCACGCGCCACGATGGGCGGGTAGTCGGTGAGCTGCTGCAGCAGGAGCTTGCCGACGTGCGGGTGCACCACCAGGTGCTGGTAGCTCTCGAACTTGAGCATGTGCTCGACGTCGGCCTCGCCGTGCTCGGGGGCGATGTACATCTCGCCCAGGTCATGCAGCAGGCCACCGAGCATGGCCAGGCGCACGTCGCCGCGGCTTGCGTCGTGGGCAATGGCGAGGGCGCCGTTGAGGGCCATCGCTTCGACGGCGTGCTCGAAGGCTTCGGGGCGCGAGGCCTGGCTGGCGGTGAGCAGCAGTTGCGCCACCGGGTGCAGCGGCAGGTGCGGCGCTTCGCGCAGCAGCTTGGTCGCGTGCGGCATGAGGAGCGGCGTGAGACCGCCGTCGCGCGAGAGCAGCGTTTCGAGCGAGTGCACCAGCGCATGCGCCGTCACGCCGTCTTCGGCCAGCAGGCAGGCTTCGAGCGGGTGGCGCAGCTGGCGGTCCATCAGCTTGCGCTGCAGTGCCTGCGACACCGGCTGGTCGCGCGCCCAGAGCTTGGTGCCGGAGATGTCGAAGATGTCGCGCGAGGCAATGATCGAGCGGGTCTGCGCCGCGTCGAGGATGACGGCCAGCGCGTGCGGGTTGGCGGTCTGGAAGGCAGGTGAAGAGGCGGGTGCGTTCATGGGCAAGCTCCGACAGGCCGTGGCTACGGTTTGTTGTCGGCTGAACGCCCGCCCCGCTTGATGGTGATCGGAGCCGAGGTTGTGACCAGTCGTGTCTAGGC
This genomic window contains:
- a CDS encoding HD-GYP domain-containing protein — its product is MNAPASSPAFQTANPHALAVILDAAQTRSIIASRDIFDISGTKLWARDQPVSQALQRKLMDRQLRHPLEACLLAEDGVTAHALVHSLETLLSRDGGLTPLLMPHATKLLREAPHLPLHPVAQLLLTASQASRPEAFEHAVEAMALNGALAIAHDASRGDVRLAMLGGLLHDLGEMYIAPEHGEADVEHMLKFESYQHLVVHPHVGKLLLQQLTDYPPIVARAVAEHHERLDGSGYPHCLQREQLSPQGRQLAVTEAVLAVLRSECPELARASVALRVVPGEFDLSVVGPIAQAARQQPLPASSLTPDEMRVRLSLLDAALHTAHAGIVALASTARSQALMDALTLSQALLARLRKGWAASGLWSGGELAVQDAAEIEAVEQELLFRLRAIRSATLLRAGKLPAGDLQSLMVLGEQLGA